One Haloarchaeobius amylolyticus genomic window, ACGCTCGTGACTGCAGAGCCTGCGCGCATCTCCGAGTACGCGGTCCGGTCCCGCGGCGACCTCGTCTCGCAGTTCCGCGCCGACGGCGTCGTCGTCTCGACCCCGACGGGCAGCCACGGCTACGCGAAGGCGGCCGGTGGCCCGACGCTCGAACCCGGGACCGGAACCGGCGTCGTCGTCCCCATCGCGCCCTTCGCCATCCAGGCCGACCACTGGGTCGTCGCGGACGACGACCTCCAGCTCTCCGTCGAACGTGACGAGGGGACCGTGTCGCTGCGCGTCGACGACCGCGCACTCCGCGAGGTCGGCCCCGCGGTCACCGTCTCGCTCTCTGCGGGCCCCGAACTCACCCTCGTCTGCACGGCCGAGAGCGGTGCCCGATGGTAGGCCGCTTTGGAAAAACTCTAATGGAACCACCACCGAGACACGAACATGGATCCAGATACGATGTTCGGACCCCTCGACCAGGTGCTCGCCCAGGAGGTCGTCGGCGGGGTCCTGGCGATCGAGTACCTGTTGCTGGTGCTCGTCGTGGTCAACATGGCCACGCGCTTCCTCGCGTACCGTAACGACGTGAAGCAGGCCGAAGACGAGGACACCGAATCGCTCTCGCGCTACCTGCCCCACGAGGCCACGAACGTCGTGCTCATCCTCGCGACGTTCTACTACACCACCGTCGAACAGCACGGCGGCATCGTCCTCTCGATGCTCATCATCGGCATGTTCCTCGCCGACTTCTTCGAGTTCGAGGTCCGCGAGGTCGACGTCCGCAAGGACGCGAAACCCCGTGCCCCGAAGGGCGCCCTCGGCGCCTCCGTGTTCGTCCTCGCCTACGCCGGGTTCCAGTCCCTGTTCTTCCTCGTGAAGGACGTCTGGACGGCCATCGTCTGAACCGGCGACTCCATCCTCTCGCGTTCGGCGCCGCCCAGCCAGCGGGCCGCCACTCTCGACGGTCCGTCCCTCGTCCCTGTCCTCCCCGCGTGTCTCCACCTGTTCCTCCCTCGCTCCAGTGTCGCGTCGCTCTCGTCCGCTTCTGAGGGGCGGCTCCGCGACCGCGAATCACGGCCGTCTCGCACACTCTCGAACCTGACTCGTACCGGTGTCGCTATCTGGTCTCTGCGAGTGCCCGGGATGTCGCATCCGCACCGCCAGCAGTATCGCATTCGTCGTGACTGGCGCAACCACCTTACTGCGGGCGCGACGGACGGACTCGCATCGCGAGTCGTCCATCCGTCCTGCGGTCACGCTGCGCCCGGCCAACCGCGACGCGCCCTGCCGACCGCGACACGCGTCGCTGGCCGGCTGGAGAACGACAGGAGAGAAGCCGTCACTCGGCGAGCTGTCCCTGCAGTTCGCGCGCGGCCGGGATGACGACCCAGAAGGTCAGCATCCCGAGGACGGCGAACCAGAAGAGGCCGTTCTTGACCATGACGCCGAGGGCGTCGTACGCGCCCGGGTTCTCCGGCCCCGGGCCGGTCAGCTGTGCGCCCTCGAAGCTCGGCGTGTTGTACCATCCGGCGAGCACCATCCAGATGAGGCCAGCGCCGGTGCCGATGGCGAGGCCCTTGCCAAATTCGTCAGCCATTGTCTGAATCTTCGGAGGAGTCGTCTTTAGACTTTCCCATTCCCGCGGTGCGAAAGCGGGTCGAGAAGGCGTAGACGGCCGCACCGCCGACGATGAGTGCCAGCCCGACGAGTGCGAGCACGACGTTCACCTCGGAGAGTTCGGCCGTCGCGCGGTTCGTCGCCGAATCGAGCAACACGAATCCAGCGATGACGCCGACCATCGCCAGCAGCGTGGCGACCACTGTCACCGTCTTGTACACGCGCATCGGGACCTCGACCTCGCGGCCCCGCGGGCCACTCGGTTCTGTCGACTGTGCGTCGTCTGTATCGTCCATGGGAGGAGAGAACGGGAGGTGTTACTTCGGCGGGCGCAGGCGGTAGTAGCGCCGGTTGAGGCTGTACATGTAGCCCTCCTGCATCGACTTGAAGACCGCGTAGGCGACCAGCCCGGCGATGGGCGGGATGAGCCACGTCAGGTCGAACAGCAGGTGGGAGTCCATCGGCACCAGATTCTTGACCGACAGCACGGAGATGGTGAACGCGAACACCACGCCCATCACACCGACTGCGGCCCAGAACGGCTGCTCGACGGGGCGGCGTGCACTCCCCTTGTTCAGGAAGGGCACGATGGCGATGAAGCCGACGACCACCACGTTCGCGAGCACACCGTAGGTGCGGTCGGAGACGAGCTTCTTCCCGCCGAGGATGCTCAGCTCGGGGTTGAGGGGACCGAGCTTCAGCAGGCCGAACGACCAGTAGAGATACCAGTCGGGCAGGATGATGGCCGGCGTCGTGGACGGGTCGGCCGGCGGCCCGATGTGGGGCGGGAGCGTGGCCGAGAGGAAGATGATCATCCCGACGAAGAAGCTCGTCAGGGCGAGGTTGCGGATCATCTCGTGGGGCCACGTCGGGAAGCCGAGCACGTCACGTTCGACGTAGTCGGACTCCATGCGCAGGTCCTGGTCCTCGCGGCGTGCGCGCTCGAAGTATTCGTACGTCAGCCGGGAGAGGCCCTGCGTGCGCTCCTTGCGCTCGCGCCACGTCGGGACCTCGTCGTCCGGCGCGACGATGCCAGTACCGCTGCCGTCCGTCATAGGTTCGTTGTCGTTTTCGTCTGCCATGGTTCTAGTGCGGTTCCGCGATTCCCTGCATCCAGACGATGCCGATGTGGATGGCGATGAGCGTCGTCACCACGAACGGCAACACGAACACGTGCAGGATGTACATGCGCTGGAGCGTCGCCTGGCTCAGCGAGAAGCCGCCGAACAGGAGCTGGGCGACCCACTCACCCGCGAGCGGGATGGACAGCGACATCTCGACGCCGATCTGGCCCGCCCAGTACGCCAGCTGGTCCCACGGGAGCAGGTAGCCGGTGTACCCGAACACCATCGTCAGGGAGATGAGGATGATGCCGAGGATCCAGTTCAGCTCGCGCGGCTCCTTGTACGCGCCCGTGAAGTAGACACGGAGCATGTGCAGGAACACCGCCGCGACCATCACCTGGGCCGACCACCGGTGGATGGACCGGAGCATGAACCCGAAGTTCAGGTCGGTCATGATGAACACGATGCTGTTGTACGCGGTCGACGGGTCGCCCGTCGTCGCCGGCGAGTAGTAGAACCCGAGCAGCGCGCCAGAGAGCGCGGCCACCACGTACGCTATCGTGGAGAAACTCCCCAACGCGTACAACGGGTACCAGTACCAGAACTTGTTGTCGAGGTTGTACTGCTCCGTGTGGCTCTTGGGCATCTGGAGGTTGACCTTGTAGTAGAGGTTCTCGACCAGCTCCAGGTAGTCCACGAGCCGAAGACGCTTGTCCATCCAGATGAGGACGGTCAGGTACGTCTTCTCCACGGGCGTGAGGTCCTTCGTCTTCATCCACCCGCCGTGGTCGTATTCGTCTTTCTTCTCGAGACTCATTGTTACTCCTTATCCGGACGTGGCAGTGCCACGAACGATGCTTCGACGATGTTGAACGGGTCGTACACCGACTGGTGGCACTGGCAGTAGATCGCGTCTGCCGCGCCGAACTTGCCGGAGCCTTCCTTCTTGAACCCCGGCACGCAACAGAAGTGCGTACACTTGTTCAGGTGTGCCATCACACCCTTCTCGGTGCTGGCGGCGAGCCAGCTGTCGGGGTTCTCCTTCGCCAGTTGCTCGATCTTCTCGGAGCGGATGACCTCGACCGGCATCGTCTCTGCCGGCTCGAGGCCTTCCGAGCGCCAGGTGCCCGTCGCCGGCTTCCCGATACCGGGCGTGCCGACGCCGTTCTCCCAGGTCTTGTAGTCCTCGAAGTCGCTGAGCTTCATGCGGTCGCCACCGCTGACATCGTTGGACTGCCACTCGTACTGGGAGCTGTTGGTGTACCGGAAGTAGTTCGTCAGGTCGGAGTTCTCCTCCGCCGCGTTGGGGTAGACGCCAGAGTACGTCTGGACGCCACAGTACTGGAACCACTCCGAGGAGTAGGTGACGCCACCGAGTTGCTGCTTGGCGACCGTGACCTCACGGCCCTGCTGGTTCTCGGTGGACACCTCGGGCCAGAGGCCCTTGATGTAGAAGTCGTCTTCACCATCGATGGGTTCGAGCTCGATGGGAATCTGTGGCATCCCGCGGGGTGCGGGACCGTCCGTGTTCTCGACCGCCCGGAAGGTCGTCGTCCCACCGCCTTCACCGCTCGGGGCTGTCGCGGAGTTCACTGCGGCGGACCCCGCGGTCGTGATGCCCGCGAGTGTCGCGCCGCCCACGACGCCCTTCACGAAGCGGCGACGGTCCGATTCGACCGGATATTTGTCTTCGTCAACTGGCATGGTTTACTTCTTGTAATATGGGTAGACCGCACGTTTGAGTGTGTCCATGGCGGAGCCGCCGCCGAGGCTCACGCCATCGACGTCCTCCTCACGGATGTAGAGGTCCTCCCACTTGCGACGGCGCTTCTTGACGATCATCACGTCGGGGAGGAACTCCTTGCGGTACAGCAGCAGGATGAACGCGAGGTCGATGAAGATGATCGCGAGGAGGAATCCGAGGTACATGTTCCCGACCTCGTCGAGGCCCCAGCCGCTGACGAGTCCGTAGGTGAACACGCCGACGAACACGACCTCGATGACGGTCAGCAAGACGATCGCGACCGCGGCAGCCGTGCTCTCGCGAGCCGGTTCGTACCGGTGGATGTCACCGTAGTTGCTTCCTTTCGTGGACATGGCTTACTTCCTCCCGGGGCTACTGCTGTGTGCAGATTCCCCGTACTTGACGATGTAGAACGTGAACATCAGCGAGGCGAGGATCGCGAGGATGGTCGCGATGCCGACCCAGTGGGCCTGGAACGGCACGCCCATGTGCTCGGGGTCGACCTCACCGCCCCCGCCACCGCTGGAGGGGGCCTGGCCGCTGTCGTTGACGATGATGGACCCCTTCATGCCGAGCCCGGCGTGTGGGTCACACTG contains:
- a CDS encoding ATP-NAD kinase; the encoded protein is MDSVVGDEESSPSVGVAGEPEAARVAAAESAVADAGGVPLVDDPATLVGASPSFVVALGESALLDLVRAGIDVPVLPVDAGRGVRSVPNHALAEALQHALGGEATTESRRCFDVTIDGEDAVALFDVTLVTAEPARISEYAVRSRGDLVSQFRADGVVVSTPTGSHGYAKAAGGPTLEPGTGTGVVVPIAPFAIQADHWVVADDDLQLSVERDEGTVSLRVDDRALREVGPAVTVSLSAGPELTLVCTAESGARW
- a CDS encoding DUF7313 family protein produces the protein MDPDTMFGPLDQVLAQEVVGGVLAIEYLLLVLVVVNMATRFLAYRNDVKQAEDEDTESLSRYLPHEATNVVLILATFYYTTVEQHGGIVLSMLIIGMFLADFFEFEVREVDVRKDAKPRAPKGALGASVFVLAYAGFQSLFFLVKDVWTAIV
- a CDS encoding DUF7314 family protein, whose product is MADEFGKGLAIGTGAGLIWMVLAGWYNTPSFEGAQLTGPGPENPGAYDALGVMVKNGLFWFAVLGMLTFWVVIPAARELQGQLAE
- a CDS encoding DUF7315 family membrane protein — encoded protein: MDDTDDAQSTEPSGPRGREVEVPMRVYKTVTVVATLLAMVGVIAGFVLLDSATNRATAELSEVNVVLALVGLALIVGGAAVYAFSTRFRTAGMGKSKDDSSEDSDNG
- a CDS encoding cytochrome bc complex cytochrome b subunit; translation: MADENDNEPMTDGSGTGIVAPDDEVPTWRERKERTQGLSRLTYEYFERARREDQDLRMESDYVERDVLGFPTWPHEMIRNLALTSFFVGMIIFLSATLPPHIGPPADPSTTPAIILPDWYLYWSFGLLKLGPLNPELSILGGKKLVSDRTYGVLANVVVVGFIAIVPFLNKGSARRPVEQPFWAAVGVMGVVFAFTISVLSVKNLVPMDSHLLFDLTWLIPPIAGLVAYAVFKSMQEGYMYSLNRRYYRLRPPK
- a CDS encoding cytochrome b, which produces MSLEKKDEYDHGGWMKTKDLTPVEKTYLTVLIWMDKRLRLVDYLELVENLYYKVNLQMPKSHTEQYNLDNKFWYWYPLYALGSFSTIAYVVAALSGALLGFYYSPATTGDPSTAYNSIVFIMTDLNFGFMLRSIHRWSAQVMVAAVFLHMLRVYFTGAYKEPRELNWILGIILISLTMVFGYTGYLLPWDQLAYWAGQIGVEMSLSIPLAGEWVAQLLFGGFSLSQATLQRMYILHVFVLPFVVTTLIAIHIGIVWMQGIAEPH
- a CDS encoding ubiquinol-cytochrome c reductase iron-sulfur subunit yields the protein MPVDEDKYPVESDRRRFVKGVVGGATLAGITTAGSAAVNSATAPSGEGGGTTTFRAVENTDGPAPRGMPQIPIELEPIDGEDDFYIKGLWPEVSTENQQGREVTVAKQQLGGVTYSSEWFQYCGVQTYSGVYPNAAEENSDLTNYFRYTNSSQYEWQSNDVSGGDRMKLSDFEDYKTWENGVGTPGIGKPATGTWRSEGLEPAETMPVEVIRSEKIEQLAKENPDSWLAASTEKGVMAHLNKCTHFCCVPGFKKEGSGKFGAADAIYCQCHQSVYDPFNIVEASFVALPRPDKE
- a CDS encoding DUF7318 family protein, whose protein sequence is MSTKGSNYGDIHRYEPARESTAAAVAIVLLTVIEVVFVGVFTYGLVSGWGLDEVGNMYLGFLLAIIFIDLAFILLLYRKEFLPDVMIVKKRRRKWEDLYIREEDVDGVSLGGGSAMDTLKRAVYPYYKK